Proteins encoded in a region of the Dromaius novaehollandiae isolate bDroNov1 chromosome 18, bDroNov1.hap1, whole genome shotgun sequence genome:
- the LOC112982565 gene encoding histone H3.3A has protein sequence MARTKQTARKSTGGKAPRKQLATKAARKSAPSTGGVKKPHRYRPGTVALREIRRYQKSTELLIRKLPFQRLVREIAQDFKTDLRFQSAAIGALQEASEAYLVGLFEDTNLCAIHAKRVTIMPKDIQLARRIRGERA, from the exons ATGGCCCGTACAAAGCAGACCGCCCGCAAGTCCACTGGGGGGAAGGCTCCGCGCAAGCAGCTGGCCACCAAGGCGGCCCGGAAAAGCGCTCCCTCTACTGGCGGCGTCAAGAAGCCTCACCGCTACAG gccGGGCACCGTGGCCCTCCGCGAGATCCGCCGTTACCAGAAGTCCACGGAGCTGCTGATCCGCAAGCTGCCCTTCCAGCGGCTGGTCAGGGAAATCGCCCAGGACTTCAAAACAGACTTGAGGTTCCAGAGTGCGGCCATCGGAGCGCTGCAG GAGGCCAGTGAAGCATATCTGGTGGGTCTGTTTGAAGACACAAACCTGTGCGCCATCCATGCCAAGAGAGTCACCATCATGCCCAAAGATATCCAGTTGGCTCGCAGGATACGGGGGGAGAGGGCTTAA